The Mucilaginibacter mallensis genome has a segment encoding these proteins:
- a CDS encoding aspartate carbamoyltransferase catalytic subunit, translating into MAGLSTRHLLGIKDLNPADIQLIFETADTFKSVLNRPIKKVPSLRDVTIANIFFENSTRTRLSFELAEKRLSADVVNFAASSSSVSKGETLIDTVNNILAMKVDMVVMRHPYAGAGIFLSKHVKAQIVNAGDGAHEHPTQALLDAFSIREKYGDVAGKKVVIVGDILHSRVALSNILCLKHLGAEVMVCGPTTLIPKYIGSLGVKVEHNLIKALNWCDVANMLRIQLERQDIKYFPSLREYTMLYGLNKQILDSLDKEITVMHPGPINRGVEITSDVADSKQSIILDQVENGVAIRMAVLYLLAGQTP; encoded by the coding sequence CGGATATTCAACTCATTTTTGAAACCGCTGATACATTTAAATCCGTTTTAAACCGTCCGATAAAGAAAGTCCCGTCGCTGCGTGATGTTACCATTGCCAATATATTTTTCGAAAACTCTACACGTACCCGCCTTTCATTTGAATTGGCCGAGAAACGCTTATCAGCCGATGTGGTAAACTTCGCGGCATCGTCATCATCCGTTAGCAAAGGCGAAACGCTGATTGATACCGTGAATAACATCCTGGCCATGAAAGTGGATATGGTGGTAATGCGCCATCCATACGCCGGTGCAGGCATCTTTTTATCAAAACACGTAAAAGCCCAGATAGTAAATGCCGGTGACGGCGCACACGAGCACCCTACCCAGGCTTTGCTCGACGCTTTCTCCATCCGCGAAAAATATGGCGACGTTGCAGGCAAAAAAGTAGTTATTGTGGGCGATATACTGCATTCACGTGTGGCGCTTTCGAACATACTATGTCTTAAACACCTGGGTGCGGAGGTAATGGTTTGCGGACCAACTACGCTTATCCCAAAATACATTGGCTCGTTAGGTGTAAAGGTGGAGCATAACCTGATAAAGGCCTTAAACTGGTGTGATGTAGCCAATATGCTACGCATACAGCTGGAGCGCCAGGATATTAAATACTTCCCATCCCTGCGTGAATACACCATGCTGTACGGGCTTAATAAACAAATCCTCGACTCACTTGATAAAGAGATAACCGTAATGCACCCCGGCCCTATCAACCGCGGTGTGGAAATCACCAGTGATGTAGCCGACAGCAAGCAATCCATCATCCTCGATCAGGTTGAAAATGGTGTGGCTATACGTATGGCAGTGCTATATTTGCTTGCCGGGCAAACTCCGTAA